From a region of the Blastopirellula marina genome:
- a CDS encoding D-2-hydroxyacid dehydrogenase — protein sequence MKIALCYQTQPEFVEAIQQVAPDAEVIDAGQEGIAEAILDADIFCGHAKVPMPWAEVVQKGKLKWIQSSAAGMDHCLVPEVIASDIIVSSASGLFANQVAEQTCSLLLGLIRSLPVFFRAQTVKDYTRRPTHDLHGKTVGIVGLGGNGRRIAEIMSAFRTRILATDLFPYDCPPHVEQLWPADRLDDLLAQSDVVILTLPLNASTYHIIDEGRFAAMKQDAWFINVARGQVVKESALVEALQSKKLLGAGVDVAEIEPLPAESPLWTMENVIISPHVGAQGATRNADATQLFCTNLRRYLNGEPPINLVDKQLGFPVRKPTT from the coding sequence ATGAAAATTGCGCTTTGCTACCAGACACAACCCGAGTTCGTCGAGGCTATCCAACAAGTGGCCCCCGACGCCGAAGTGATCGATGCGGGGCAAGAGGGCATCGCCGAAGCCATTCTGGATGCCGATATCTTCTGCGGCCACGCCAAAGTCCCCATGCCATGGGCCGAGGTCGTGCAAAAAGGGAAGCTGAAGTGGATCCAGTCGTCGGCCGCCGGCATGGACCATTGCCTGGTGCCGGAGGTGATTGCCTCGGATATTATCGTTTCGAGTGCCTCGGGGCTGTTTGCCAATCAGGTCGCAGAGCAAACTTGTTCCCTCTTATTGGGCCTGATTCGCAGTTTACCGGTTTTCTTTCGGGCGCAAACGGTAAAAGATTATACAAGAAGACCTACCCATGACCTGCACGGCAAAACGGTTGGCATCGTGGGACTGGGGGGAAATGGACGTCGAATTGCGGAAATCATGTCGGCGTTCCGAACCCGCATCCTGGCGACAGACCTCTTTCCTTATGATTGCCCACCTCATGTCGAACAGTTGTGGCCGGCCGATCGACTGGACGACCTGCTCGCCCAGTCGGACGTGGTGATCCTCACATTGCCCCTCAATGCGAGCACGTACCACATCATCGACGAAGGCCGCTTCGCCGCGATGAAGCAGGATGCCTGGTTCATCAACGTGGCCCGCGGTCAGGTTGTAAAAGAGTCGGCCTTGGTCGAGGCACTTCAGAGCAAGAAGCTGTTGGGGGCTGGCGTCGACGTGGCTGAGATCGAACCCTTGCCGGCCGAGAGTCCACTATGGACCATGGAGAATGTAATCATTTCCCCACATGTTGGGGCCCAAGGAGCCACACGCAACGCCGACGCAACACAGCTGTTCTGCACGAATCTGCGGCGGTATTTAAATGGCGAACCTCCCATCAATTTGGTTGATAAGCAGCTCGGTTTCCCGGTACGTAAACCGACAACGTAG
- a CDS encoding serine/threonine-protein kinase — MLTTTQQNLQPTLSLDGDATERKCPIELMQRYESLISARRSSWTEHYALRRLLGSGGQGLVFLTERRGANGFTLPLAIKIFSPERFDSATHYNEAMARSARVASRVAQIQQHNLLEIHNFLDSSTIRVMVMEWVDGYDLQKLSTPGMVERIRPQVTDQRWDYINQVVVTKGPQQPRFKPGVAVAIARDCLAALAALHRDGVVHADVKPSNIMLKRTGTAKLIDIGSAFEIDNAPDTRTCTPAYAAPEVLEGEEATPRSDLASLGYVLIEMLSGRSLFGHIKNFRELLETKRFLAQRLLEILPDEVTCNELLMNFCRRLIAPDPSRRFPSAEDADLRSGGAASFHRQLVKGDLAVEYDNEIRLWIEELQQTEEDLS, encoded by the coding sequence ATGCTAACGACAACGCAACAAAACCTTCAGCCGACTCTTTCCTTGGATGGCGATGCCACCGAGCGGAAGTGCCCCATCGAGTTGATGCAGCGTTACGAATCGCTTATTTCGGCTAGAAGATCGAGTTGGACCGAACACTACGCACTGCGCCGGCTGCTCGGCTCTGGCGGACAAGGTTTGGTGTTTCTGACTGAGCGACGCGGTGCCAATGGCTTTACGCTTCCCTTGGCCATCAAGATCTTTTCACCTGAGCGTTTCGATAGTGCCACGCACTACAACGAAGCGATGGCCCGAAGTGCGCGAGTTGCTTCCCGCGTTGCCCAGATTCAGCAGCACAACCTGCTAGAGATCCACAATTTCCTCGATTCCAGCACGATCCGCGTGATGGTGATGGAATGGGTCGACGGATACGACTTGCAGAAGCTTTCGACACCTGGCATGGTCGAACGGATCCGTCCTCAGGTGACCGACCAGCGATGGGATTACATCAACCAGGTCGTGGTCACCAAGGGTCCGCAGCAGCCTCGCTTCAAGCCCGGTGTCGCCGTGGCGATCGCTCGCGACTGCCTGGCAGCGCTTGCGGCGCTCCATCGCGATGGAGTCGTTCATGCGGATGTGAAGCCGTCGAACATTATGCTCAAGCGAACCGGTACGGCCAAGCTGATCGATATTGGTTCCGCCTTCGAGATCGACAACGCCCCCGATACACGGACGTGCACGCCAGCGTACGCGGCACCGGAAGTGTTGGAAGGAGAGGAAGCTACGCCGCGCAGCGACCTGGCCAGCCTGGGCTATGTCTTGATCGAGATGCTCTCGGGAAGGTCCCTCTTCGGGCACATCAAGAATTTCCGAGAACTGCTCGAGACGAAGCGATTCCTCGCACAGCGACTGCTGGAGATCCTTCCCGACGAAGTGACCTGCAACGAGTTGCTGATGAACTTCTGTCGACGCTTGATTGCCCCTGATCCATCGCGCCGCTTCCCTTCTGCGGAAGACGCCGACCTGCGATCAGGCGGAGCAGCTTCGTTCCATCGCCAATTGGTCAAAGGAGACCTGGCGGTCGAATACGACAACGAGATCCGCCTGTGGATCGAAGAGCTTCAGCAAACAGAAGAAGATCTGTCGTAA
- a CDS encoding Gfo/Idh/MocA family protein, with the protein MVLHIGVVGLGSDWESRHRPALHSLQDRYKVEFICDEVALRAKNAASQFNALSPYGFRRAISAEHIDAVFLLDQQWSGLLPLQSACAAGKAVYLNTALELDSQAQSEVVRLVESTKVPFMIEFPRRFAPATIRLKELIATQLGRPKLIFCHHRITPAQGANSPRWLIIQRFLAEIFDWCRYIVDGKPESLMSVSYPRADDPSDMEYQMLSVDFQSKEDPSQRVVAQISAGTYLRNDWPEAVSFRPPAAMQVCCENGIAFIDLPNTLIWFNGAGRHMESLEGERPVGERLFSAFHRLLENGNNHFDCLTEFRESTRVIQAARQSIAENRRVSF; encoded by the coding sequence ATGGTGTTACATATTGGCGTGGTCGGATTAGGAAGCGATTGGGAATCGCGTCACCGCCCTGCCCTTCACTCTCTCCAAGATCGCTATAAGGTCGAATTCATCTGCGATGAGGTGGCCTTACGGGCTAAGAATGCTGCGTCGCAGTTCAATGCGCTCTCCCCGTATGGTTTCCGCCGAGCGATTTCCGCTGAGCATATTGATGCGGTTTTTCTGCTCGATCAACAGTGGTCTGGCTTATTGCCGCTTCAATCGGCCTGTGCTGCAGGAAAAGCCGTTTATTTGAATACGGCCCTTGAACTCGATTCCCAGGCCCAGAGCGAAGTGGTACGACTTGTGGAGTCGACCAAGGTTCCTTTCATGATCGAATTCCCGCGGCGATTTGCCCCGGCCACGATTCGACTGAAGGAATTGATCGCGACGCAGCTGGGACGCCCCAAGCTGATTTTCTGTCACCACCGAATCACGCCGGCCCAAGGTGCCAACAGCCCGCGATGGCTCATCATTCAGCGTTTCCTGGCCGAGATCTTCGACTGGTGCCGATACATTGTCGACGGCAAGCCGGAGTCGCTGATGAGTGTCAGTTATCCACGGGCCGATGATCCCAGCGATATGGAATATCAGATGCTGAGCGTCGATTTCCAGTCGAAGGAAGATCCGAGTCAGCGTGTCGTCGCCCAGATTAGTGCGGGCACATACCTGCGTAATGACTGGCCGGAAGCCGTTTCGTTTCGCCCGCCGGCTGCGATGCAGGTATGTTGCGAGAATGGTATCGCATTTATCGACCTGCCCAACACGTTGATCTGGTTCAACGGCGCAGGACGTCATATGGAATCGCTGGAAGGAGAACGCCCGGTGGGAGAACGCCTGTTCTCGGCTTTCCACCGCTTGCTGGAAAACGGCAATAACCATTTCGACTGCTTGACCGAATTCCGCGAGTCAACCCGCGTGATCCAGGCGGCTCGGCAAAGCATTGCCGAGAACCGCCGTGTTAGCTTTTAG